One window of Cataglyphis hispanica isolate Lineage 1 chromosome 12, ULB_Chis1_1.0, whole genome shotgun sequence genomic DNA carries:
- the LOC126853412 gene encoding JNK-interacting protein 1 isoform X2, protein MSRRATFTTQESIGVASRLHGVEATSATTSATSFHPVCFLGVDEQLSSRPPRPPSRPTPALCPAFCSSCKRDATMADSEFEEFRHYFERLPQHLKTPLSNYTLVHDVMIDDSPTSSQGSDEEVGRSCDVVTGDSEDEEVVVIHRHDDQSGHTTPDDSEELDHHCSIVADSDFSLFGGLSSRGRSVGGGGPGPGGGVNTVSGNGGRDSVVSDVGDSCSSLSSWPTPEHVPSNRPGSGGTERRRRRLPEIPKNKKSTPMCQTSMQTSSSLADELSAATGSTSVRPHLILRKCHPRLRHEDSSPDSERMATDSGHSTAHSPENGPKSVSPIPCNTLQNTDSVSPSSTPGSGGVPFTQLELLEATHRGLHKFIPRHHDEIDLEIGDPIYVQKEADDLWCEGVNLRTGRQGIFPSAYAVDMDYSDFDPTAPKVKRERYLLGYLGSVETLAHKGTGVVCQAVRRILRNSLQDPPVSQGCILEVSDQGLRMVDRSKPRKSQGPCHDYFYSLKNVSFCAFHPRDHRYLGFITKHPTLQRFACHVFIGLESTRPVAEAVGRAFHRFYTKFIETAFPIEDIYIE, encoded by the exons ATGAGCAGGCGCGCGACGTTCACCACGCAGGAATCAATAGGGGTTGCGTCGCGTTTGCACGGAGTCGAAGCGACGTCGGCGACAACGTCAGCGACATCTTTTCACCCCGTATGTTTCCTGGGGGTCGACGAGCAGCTCTCCTCCAGGCCGCCACGGCCGCCCTCGAGACCGACCCCTGCCTTGTGCCCTGCATTTTGCTCATCCTGTAAACGCGACGCGACGATGGCTGACAGCGAGTTCGAGGAGTTCCGACACTACTTCGAGAGGCTGCCCCAACATCTGAAGACCCCGCTTTCCAACTACAC GCTCGTACATGATGTAATGATCGATGATTCGCCAACATCTTCGCAAGGAAGCGATGAAGAAGTCGGCAGATCCTGTGACGTCGTTACCGGCGACTCCGAGGATGAGGAAGTTGTCGTTATTCATCGACACGATGATCAAAGCGGACATACCACCCCTGATGACAGCGAGGAGCTGGACCATCACTGTTCGATCGTAGCTGATAGCGATTTCAG CCTGTTCGGTGGATTGAGCAGCAGGGGTCGATCAGTAGGCGGCGGCGGACCAGGACCGGGCGGGGGTGTCAATACTGTATCCGGTAACGGCGGTCGGGATAGTGTCGTCAGCGATGTCGGCGACTCGTGTTCCAGTTTGAGCTCCTGGCCTACGCCGGAGCACGTGCCCTCGAATCGACCCGGAAGCGGCGGCACAGAGCGCAGACGTCGAAGGTTGCCGGAAATTCcaaaaaacaagaaat CTACGCCCATGTGCCAGACGTCCATGCAGACGTCATCTTCTCTGGCAGATGAATTGAGCGCTGCCACCGGCTCGACATCGGTCCGGCCTCATCTTATCCTGAGGAAATGTCATCCCAGACTTCGTCACGAGGACAGCTCACCTGATAGCGAGAGAATGGCCACCGACAGTGGTCATTCCACCGCTCATTCACCTGAAAACGGACCCAAAAGCGTATCGCCCATACCTTGTAATACTCTGCAAAACACGGATTCGGTATCGCCTAGTAGCACTCCGg gAAGCGGAGGCGTACCGTTTACCCAACTGGAACTGCTGGAGGCAACGCATCGAGGTCTGCACAAGTTCATACCACGACATCACGACGAAATTGATCTTGAAATCGGAGATCCTATATACGTGCAGAAGGAGGCTGACGACCTATGGTGCGAAG GAGTAAATCTGAGGACAGGCCGACAAGGTATCTTTCCGTCAGCTTACGCGGTCGACATGGACTACAGTGACTTCGACCCCACCGCGCCCaaagtaaagagagaaagatatctcCTGGGTTACCTGGGTTCGGTAGAGACCTTGGCGCACAAGGGTACAGGGGTGGTTTGTCAGGCTGTACGGAGGATCCTACGCAACTCATTGCAGGATCCGCCCGTCTCGCAAGGCTGCATCTTGGAAGTATCCGATCAAGGTCTTCGAATGGTCGATAGAAGTAAACCAAGA AAAAGTCAAGGTCCCTGTCACGACTATTTCTATTCACTGAAAAATGTATCGTTCTGTGCGTTTCATCCTCGAGATCATCGTTACCTCGGCTTCATCACGAAGCATCCTACTCTACAGAGGTTCGCTTGCCACGTGTTCATCGGTCTGGAATCCACGAGACCAGTCGCCGAAGCTGTCGG acgcGCTTTTCATCGGTTCTACACAAAATTCATCGAGACTGCTTTCCCAATAGAGGACATCTACATTGAATAA
- the LOC126853412 gene encoding JNK-interacting protein 1 isoform X1, giving the protein MSRRATFTTQESIGVASRLHGVEATSATTSATSFHPVCFLGVDEQLSSRPPRPPSRPTPALCPAFCSSCKRDATMADSEFEEFRHYFERLPQHLKTPLSNYTLVHDVMIDDSPTSSQGSDEEVGRSCDVVTGDSEDEEVVVIHRHDDQSGHTTPDDSEELDHHCSIVADSDFRLVTSLFGGLSSRGRSVGGGGPGPGGGVNTVSGNGGRDSVVSDVGDSCSSLSSWPTPEHVPSNRPGSGGTERRRRRLPEIPKNKKSTPMCQTSMQTSSSLADELSAATGSTSVRPHLILRKCHPRLRHEDSSPDSERMATDSGHSTAHSPENGPKSVSPIPCNTLQNTDSVSPSSTPGSGGVPFTQLELLEATHRGLHKFIPRHHDEIDLEIGDPIYVQKEADDLWCEGVNLRTGRQGIFPSAYAVDMDYSDFDPTAPKVKRERYLLGYLGSVETLAHKGTGVVCQAVRRILRNSLQDPPVSQGCILEVSDQGLRMVDRSKPRKSQGPCHDYFYSLKNVSFCAFHPRDHRYLGFITKHPTLQRFACHVFIGLESTRPVAEAVGRAFHRFYTKFIETAFPIEDIYIE; this is encoded by the exons ATGAGCAGGCGCGCGACGTTCACCACGCAGGAATCAATAGGGGTTGCGTCGCGTTTGCACGGAGTCGAAGCGACGTCGGCGACAACGTCAGCGACATCTTTTCACCCCGTATGTTTCCTGGGGGTCGACGAGCAGCTCTCCTCCAGGCCGCCACGGCCGCCCTCGAGACCGACCCCTGCCTTGTGCCCTGCATTTTGCTCATCCTGTAAACGCGACGCGACGATGGCTGACAGCGAGTTCGAGGAGTTCCGACACTACTTCGAGAGGCTGCCCCAACATCTGAAGACCCCGCTTTCCAACTACAC GCTCGTACATGATGTAATGATCGATGATTCGCCAACATCTTCGCAAGGAAGCGATGAAGAAGTCGGCAGATCCTGTGACGTCGTTACCGGCGACTCCGAGGATGAGGAAGTTGTCGTTATTCATCGACACGATGATCAAAGCGGACATACCACCCCTGATGACAGCGAGGAGCTGGACCATCACTGTTCGATCGTAGCTGATAGCGATTTCAGGTTGGTAACATC CCTGTTCGGTGGATTGAGCAGCAGGGGTCGATCAGTAGGCGGCGGCGGACCAGGACCGGGCGGGGGTGTCAATACTGTATCCGGTAACGGCGGTCGGGATAGTGTCGTCAGCGATGTCGGCGACTCGTGTTCCAGTTTGAGCTCCTGGCCTACGCCGGAGCACGTGCCCTCGAATCGACCCGGAAGCGGCGGCACAGAGCGCAGACGTCGAAGGTTGCCGGAAATTCcaaaaaacaagaaat CTACGCCCATGTGCCAGACGTCCATGCAGACGTCATCTTCTCTGGCAGATGAATTGAGCGCTGCCACCGGCTCGACATCGGTCCGGCCTCATCTTATCCTGAGGAAATGTCATCCCAGACTTCGTCACGAGGACAGCTCACCTGATAGCGAGAGAATGGCCACCGACAGTGGTCATTCCACCGCTCATTCACCTGAAAACGGACCCAAAAGCGTATCGCCCATACCTTGTAATACTCTGCAAAACACGGATTCGGTATCGCCTAGTAGCACTCCGg gAAGCGGAGGCGTACCGTTTACCCAACTGGAACTGCTGGAGGCAACGCATCGAGGTCTGCACAAGTTCATACCACGACATCACGACGAAATTGATCTTGAAATCGGAGATCCTATATACGTGCAGAAGGAGGCTGACGACCTATGGTGCGAAG GAGTAAATCTGAGGACAGGCCGACAAGGTATCTTTCCGTCAGCTTACGCGGTCGACATGGACTACAGTGACTTCGACCCCACCGCGCCCaaagtaaagagagaaagatatctcCTGGGTTACCTGGGTTCGGTAGAGACCTTGGCGCACAAGGGTACAGGGGTGGTTTGTCAGGCTGTACGGAGGATCCTACGCAACTCATTGCAGGATCCGCCCGTCTCGCAAGGCTGCATCTTGGAAGTATCCGATCAAGGTCTTCGAATGGTCGATAGAAGTAAACCAAGA AAAAGTCAAGGTCCCTGTCACGACTATTTCTATTCACTGAAAAATGTATCGTTCTGTGCGTTTCATCCTCGAGATCATCGTTACCTCGGCTTCATCACGAAGCATCCTACTCTACAGAGGTTCGCTTGCCACGTGTTCATCGGTCTGGAATCCACGAGACCAGTCGCCGAAGCTGTCGG acgcGCTTTTCATCGGTTCTACACAAAATTCATCGAGACTGCTTTCCCAATAGAGGACATCTACATTGAATAA
- the LOC126853412 gene encoding JNK-interacting protein 1 isoform X3 yields MSRRATFTTQESIGVASRLHGVEATSATTSATSFHPVCFLGVDEQLSSRPPRPPSRPTPALCPAFCSSCKRDATMADSEFEEFRHYFERLPQHLKTPLSNYTLVHDVMIDDSPTSSQGSDEEVGRSCDVVTGDSEDEEVVVIHRHDDQSGHTTPDDSEELDHHCSIVADSDFRLVTSRGRSVGGGGPGPGGGVNTVSGNGGRDSVVSDVGDSCSSLSSWPTPEHVPSNRPGSGGTERRRRRLPEIPKNKKSTPMCQTSMQTSSSLADELSAATGSTSVRPHLILRKCHPRLRHEDSSPDSERMATDSGHSTAHSPENGPKSVSPIPCNTLQNTDSVSPSSTPGSGGVPFTQLELLEATHRGLHKFIPRHHDEIDLEIGDPIYVQKEADDLWCEGVNLRTGRQGIFPSAYAVDMDYSDFDPTAPKVKRERYLLGYLGSVETLAHKGTGVVCQAVRRILRNSLQDPPVSQGCILEVSDQGLRMVDRSKPRKSQGPCHDYFYSLKNVSFCAFHPRDHRYLGFITKHPTLQRFACHVFIGLESTRPVAEAVGRAFHRFYTKFIETAFPIEDIYIE; encoded by the exons ATGAGCAGGCGCGCGACGTTCACCACGCAGGAATCAATAGGGGTTGCGTCGCGTTTGCACGGAGTCGAAGCGACGTCGGCGACAACGTCAGCGACATCTTTTCACCCCGTATGTTTCCTGGGGGTCGACGAGCAGCTCTCCTCCAGGCCGCCACGGCCGCCCTCGAGACCGACCCCTGCCTTGTGCCCTGCATTTTGCTCATCCTGTAAACGCGACGCGACGATGGCTGACAGCGAGTTCGAGGAGTTCCGACACTACTTCGAGAGGCTGCCCCAACATCTGAAGACCCCGCTTTCCAACTACAC GCTCGTACATGATGTAATGATCGATGATTCGCCAACATCTTCGCAAGGAAGCGATGAAGAAGTCGGCAGATCCTGTGACGTCGTTACCGGCGACTCCGAGGATGAGGAAGTTGTCGTTATTCATCGACACGATGATCAAAGCGGACATACCACCCCTGATGACAGCGAGGAGCTGGACCATCACTGTTCGATCGTAGCTGATAGCGATTTCAGGTTGGTAACATC CAGGGGTCGATCAGTAGGCGGCGGCGGACCAGGACCGGGCGGGGGTGTCAATACTGTATCCGGTAACGGCGGTCGGGATAGTGTCGTCAGCGATGTCGGCGACTCGTGTTCCAGTTTGAGCTCCTGGCCTACGCCGGAGCACGTGCCCTCGAATCGACCCGGAAGCGGCGGCACAGAGCGCAGACGTCGAAGGTTGCCGGAAATTCcaaaaaacaagaaat CTACGCCCATGTGCCAGACGTCCATGCAGACGTCATCTTCTCTGGCAGATGAATTGAGCGCTGCCACCGGCTCGACATCGGTCCGGCCTCATCTTATCCTGAGGAAATGTCATCCCAGACTTCGTCACGAGGACAGCTCACCTGATAGCGAGAGAATGGCCACCGACAGTGGTCATTCCACCGCTCATTCACCTGAAAACGGACCCAAAAGCGTATCGCCCATACCTTGTAATACTCTGCAAAACACGGATTCGGTATCGCCTAGTAGCACTCCGg gAAGCGGAGGCGTACCGTTTACCCAACTGGAACTGCTGGAGGCAACGCATCGAGGTCTGCACAAGTTCATACCACGACATCACGACGAAATTGATCTTGAAATCGGAGATCCTATATACGTGCAGAAGGAGGCTGACGACCTATGGTGCGAAG GAGTAAATCTGAGGACAGGCCGACAAGGTATCTTTCCGTCAGCTTACGCGGTCGACATGGACTACAGTGACTTCGACCCCACCGCGCCCaaagtaaagagagaaagatatctcCTGGGTTACCTGGGTTCGGTAGAGACCTTGGCGCACAAGGGTACAGGGGTGGTTTGTCAGGCTGTACGGAGGATCCTACGCAACTCATTGCAGGATCCGCCCGTCTCGCAAGGCTGCATCTTGGAAGTATCCGATCAAGGTCTTCGAATGGTCGATAGAAGTAAACCAAGA AAAAGTCAAGGTCCCTGTCACGACTATTTCTATTCACTGAAAAATGTATCGTTCTGTGCGTTTCATCCTCGAGATCATCGTTACCTCGGCTTCATCACGAAGCATCCTACTCTACAGAGGTTCGCTTGCCACGTGTTCATCGGTCTGGAATCCACGAGACCAGTCGCCGAAGCTGTCGG acgcGCTTTTCATCGGTTCTACACAAAATTCATCGAGACTGCTTTCCCAATAGAGGACATCTACATTGAATAA
- the LOC126853412 gene encoding JNK-interacting protein 1 isoform X4 has protein sequence MSRRATFTTQESIGVASRLHGVEATSATTSATSFHPVCFLGVDEQLSSRPPRPPSRPTPALCPAFCSSCKRDATMADSEFEEFRHYFERLPQHLKTPLSNYTLVHDVMIDDSPTSSQGSDEEVGRSCDVVTGDSEDEEVVVIHRHDDQSGHTTPDDSEELDHHCSIVADSDFSRGRSVGGGGPGPGGGVNTVSGNGGRDSVVSDVGDSCSSLSSWPTPEHVPSNRPGSGGTERRRRRLPEIPKNKKSTPMCQTSMQTSSSLADELSAATGSTSVRPHLILRKCHPRLRHEDSSPDSERMATDSGHSTAHSPENGPKSVSPIPCNTLQNTDSVSPSSTPGSGGVPFTQLELLEATHRGLHKFIPRHHDEIDLEIGDPIYVQKEADDLWCEGVNLRTGRQGIFPSAYAVDMDYSDFDPTAPKVKRERYLLGYLGSVETLAHKGTGVVCQAVRRILRNSLQDPPVSQGCILEVSDQGLRMVDRSKPRKSQGPCHDYFYSLKNVSFCAFHPRDHRYLGFITKHPTLQRFACHVFIGLESTRPVAEAVGRAFHRFYTKFIETAFPIEDIYIE, from the exons ATGAGCAGGCGCGCGACGTTCACCACGCAGGAATCAATAGGGGTTGCGTCGCGTTTGCACGGAGTCGAAGCGACGTCGGCGACAACGTCAGCGACATCTTTTCACCCCGTATGTTTCCTGGGGGTCGACGAGCAGCTCTCCTCCAGGCCGCCACGGCCGCCCTCGAGACCGACCCCTGCCTTGTGCCCTGCATTTTGCTCATCCTGTAAACGCGACGCGACGATGGCTGACAGCGAGTTCGAGGAGTTCCGACACTACTTCGAGAGGCTGCCCCAACATCTGAAGACCCCGCTTTCCAACTACAC GCTCGTACATGATGTAATGATCGATGATTCGCCAACATCTTCGCAAGGAAGCGATGAAGAAGTCGGCAGATCCTGTGACGTCGTTACCGGCGACTCCGAGGATGAGGAAGTTGTCGTTATTCATCGACACGATGATCAAAGCGGACATACCACCCCTGATGACAGCGAGGAGCTGGACCATCACTGTTCGATCGTAGCTGATAGCGATTTCAG CAGGGGTCGATCAGTAGGCGGCGGCGGACCAGGACCGGGCGGGGGTGTCAATACTGTATCCGGTAACGGCGGTCGGGATAGTGTCGTCAGCGATGTCGGCGACTCGTGTTCCAGTTTGAGCTCCTGGCCTACGCCGGAGCACGTGCCCTCGAATCGACCCGGAAGCGGCGGCACAGAGCGCAGACGTCGAAGGTTGCCGGAAATTCcaaaaaacaagaaat CTACGCCCATGTGCCAGACGTCCATGCAGACGTCATCTTCTCTGGCAGATGAATTGAGCGCTGCCACCGGCTCGACATCGGTCCGGCCTCATCTTATCCTGAGGAAATGTCATCCCAGACTTCGTCACGAGGACAGCTCACCTGATAGCGAGAGAATGGCCACCGACAGTGGTCATTCCACCGCTCATTCACCTGAAAACGGACCCAAAAGCGTATCGCCCATACCTTGTAATACTCTGCAAAACACGGATTCGGTATCGCCTAGTAGCACTCCGg gAAGCGGAGGCGTACCGTTTACCCAACTGGAACTGCTGGAGGCAACGCATCGAGGTCTGCACAAGTTCATACCACGACATCACGACGAAATTGATCTTGAAATCGGAGATCCTATATACGTGCAGAAGGAGGCTGACGACCTATGGTGCGAAG GAGTAAATCTGAGGACAGGCCGACAAGGTATCTTTCCGTCAGCTTACGCGGTCGACATGGACTACAGTGACTTCGACCCCACCGCGCCCaaagtaaagagagaaagatatctcCTGGGTTACCTGGGTTCGGTAGAGACCTTGGCGCACAAGGGTACAGGGGTGGTTTGTCAGGCTGTACGGAGGATCCTACGCAACTCATTGCAGGATCCGCCCGTCTCGCAAGGCTGCATCTTGGAAGTATCCGATCAAGGTCTTCGAATGGTCGATAGAAGTAAACCAAGA AAAAGTCAAGGTCCCTGTCACGACTATTTCTATTCACTGAAAAATGTATCGTTCTGTGCGTTTCATCCTCGAGATCATCGTTACCTCGGCTTCATCACGAAGCATCCTACTCTACAGAGGTTCGCTTGCCACGTGTTCATCGGTCTGGAATCCACGAGACCAGTCGCCGAAGCTGTCGG acgcGCTTTTCATCGGTTCTACACAAAATTCATCGAGACTGCTTTCCCAATAGAGGACATCTACATTGAATAA